One region of Bacillus zhangzhouensis genomic DNA includes:
- a CDS encoding phage holin family protein: MEETIVFINFETLDLARTYLFGGVKFLDLLLLLSIIDILTGIIKAWKFGKLRSRTAWFGYVRKMLSFVVVIVANIIDQIMGLNGVLTFGTVLFYIANEGLSITENLAQIGVKIPASITDRLHVIENDSQKEEEEKKAAE; this comes from the coding sequence ATGGAGGAAACGATAGTGTTTATTAACTTTGAAACTTTGGATCTTGCACGAACATATCTATTTGGCGGAGTGAAATTTTTGGACTTGCTCTTGCTGCTAAGCATCATTGATATCTTAACTGGTATCATCAAAGCGTGGAAATTTGGCAAACTGCGTAGCCGTACAGCATGGTTCGGTTATGTGCGGAAAATGCTTAGTTTTGTTGTCGTGATTGTTGCTAACATCATTGATCAGATCATGGGCTTAAATGGAGTGCTGACCTTCGGGACAGTGCTTTTTTACATCGCAAATGAAGGGCTTTCTATCACAGAAAATCTTGCACAGATCGGGGTTAAAATCCCGGCTTCTATTACAGACCGTCTTCACGTCATTGAAAACGACAGCCAAAAAGAAGAAGAGGAAAAGAAAGCTGCTGAGTAA
- a CDS encoding N-acetylmuramoyl-L-alanine amidase: MTKKIMLDPGHGGHDPGAAANGLKEKDLVLKIAKKTKAILEKVYGATVKLTRSTDVYIDLSQRARLANNWGADYFASIHINAAGGTGFETFRYVELSASSGTGKQQKIVHDAIYRKIKGKAGDRGIKSKDLAVLRETTMPAILTENLFIDRKEDAALLKQDSFLNLLAEGHADGIAAAVGLKKVSSSTKTKPKKETAPKGVKMAVVKPNADGWLWVYDKPNWSAKHKKVKPGEAFTIDKAITVNGSKMYKLKSGLYITAASKYIQVKQK, from the coding sequence ATGACAAAGAAAATTATGCTTGATCCAGGACACGGCGGGCACGACCCAGGCGCAGCAGCAAACGGATTAAAAGAAAAAGATCTTGTATTAAAGATTGCAAAGAAAACAAAAGCGATTCTTGAAAAGGTTTATGGGGCAACAGTTAAGCTCACACGATCAACTGATGTTTATATTGATCTGTCTCAAAGAGCTAGACTAGCAAATAATTGGGGCGCTGATTATTTTGCATCTATTCATATCAATGCAGCTGGTGGCACAGGCTTTGAGACGTTTCGTTACGTCGAACTATCTGCATCATCCGGCACTGGCAAGCAGCAAAAGATCGTACATGATGCGATCTATAGAAAAATTAAAGGTAAAGCAGGGGACCGCGGAATCAAATCTAAAGATCTTGCAGTGTTGCGAGAAACAACAATGCCAGCAATTCTAACCGAGAACCTTTTTATTGATCGCAAAGAAGATGCCGCGCTGCTGAAACAAGATTCGTTCCTGAATTTGTTGGCCGAGGGTCATGCTGATGGGATTGCGGCGGCAGTCGGTTTAAAAAAGGTATCTTCTTCAACTAAAACAAAGCCTAAAAAAGAAACGGCGCCAAAAGGCGTTAAAATGGCTGTAGTGAAGCCGAATGCTGATGGGTGGTTATGGGTCTATGATAAGCCGAATTGGTCAGCAAAGCACAAAAAGGTGAAACCTGGTGAAGCATTTACGATTGATAAGGCCATTACGGTCAACGGATCAAAAATGTATAAACTGAAATCAGGACTGTACATCACTGCTGCATCAAAATATATTCAGGTAAAACAAAAATAA